Proteins from a genomic interval of Euleptes europaea isolate rEulEur1 chromosome 18, rEulEur1.hap1, whole genome shotgun sequence:
- the LOC130490560 gene encoding vomeronasal type-2 receptor 26-like, translating to MATILASYKIPQNIKPSWARSDGFIQDFWEQAFDCSFKSADELEDSEKLCTGEEKLENLPGTLFEMSMTGQSYNIYNAVHAVLPLSICTDHCHPGFSKQKRESEKFCCYDCAPCPEGMVSYQKDMDACFTCLQDSYPNNDQNECIPRVISYLSYKEPLGITLAVLAVSFSLITVLVLGTFLKYQDTPLVKANNRNLSYILLISLLLCFLCSLLFIGQPGKLTCLLRQIAFGIIFSVALSSVFAKTITVVLAFMVTIPGSRMKKWVGRRMANFIVLLCSLLQTITCIFWLSTFPPFPDMDTHSLNTKIILQCNEGSPALFYCVLGYLGFMAIVSFTVAFLARKLPDRFNEAKFITFSMLVFCSVWLSFVPTYLSTKGKYTVAMEIFSILASSAGLLSCIFFPKCYIIILRPTLNNREKMVRRKNGK from the exons ATGGCTACCATCTTAGCCAGCTACAAGATACCACAG AATATAAAACCTTCTTGGGCAAGAAGTGATGGCTTTATCCAGGACTTCTGGGAGCAGGCCTTTGACTGCTCCTTTAAAAGTGCTGATGAACTTGAGGATAGCGAGAAACTGTGTACTGGAGAGGAGAAGCTGGAGAACCTTCCTGGGACTTtgtttgaaatgagcatgactggccAGAGCTACAACATCTACAACGCTGTCCATGCT GTGCTGCCCCTTTCTATATGCACTGACCACTGCCATCCTGGCTTCAGCAAGCAGAAAAGGGAGAGTGAGAAGTTTTGCTGTTACGATTGTGCTCCGTGTCCAGAAGGGATGGTCTCATACCAGAAAG ACATGGATGCTTGTTTCACATGTCTACAGGACAGCTATCCCAACAACGATCAAAATGAATGCATCCCCAGGGTTATAAGCTACCTCTCTTACAAAGAACCATTAGGAATCACCTTAGCTGTGCtggctgtttctttctctctgatCACAGTGTTGGTGCTTGGAACCTTTCTAAAGTACCAGGACACCCCGTTAGTTAAAGCCAACAACCGGAACCTCTCCTACAttctcctcatctccctcctgctttgcttcctctgctccttgctcttcATTGGGCAGCCTGGAAAACTGACCTGCCTCCTCCGACAAATAgcttttggcatcatcttctcgGTGGCTCTTTCCAGTGTGTTtgccaaaaccatcactgtggttctGGCCTTCATGGTTACCATACCAGGATCCAGGATGAAGaaatgggtggggagaagaatggCAAACTTTATTGTCCTCCTATGCTCCTTGCTTCAAACAATTACCTGCATCTTTTGGTTAAGTacatttcctcccttccctgataTGGACACACACTCCCTGAATACAAAAATCATACTGCAATGTAATGAGGGCTCACCTGCCCtgttttactgtgtcttgggTTATCTGGGCTTCATGGCCATTGTCAGCTTCACGGTGGCTTTCCTAGCCCGGAAGTTACCTGACAGGTTCAACGAAGCCAAATTTATCACCTTTAGTatgttggtcttttgcagtgtttggttgAGCTTCGTCCCCACCTACCTAagcaccaaagggaaatacaCGGTAGCcatggagatcttctccatcttggcctccagcGCAGGTTTACTGAGTTGCATTTTTTTCCCGAAGTGCTACATAATTATCCTGAGACCTACACTGAACAACAGGGAAAAGATGGTCAGGAGAAAGAACGGAAAGTAA